One stretch of Chitinophaga pendula DNA includes these proteins:
- a CDS encoding AraC family transcriptional regulator, with amino-acid sequence MKPILIKVGAFADNQITIIERCDPHFNTPFHFHPECELVYVTESHGKRIVGDSIESFEVGDMVFLGPHIPHVWYNDEAYYQGSEQLKARSVVIYFPKDIFGEKFYGLPETKALTELFHRAQRGMKIIGDTHEMLKDEILQLPQKDGLDRIISLLHILKTLSETKDCYFLASTGYSHAYNVKDNHKIDEVFKYVMNNFSKEISLQDVASITNLSPQSFCRFFKNRTKKSFVQFLNEVRIGHACKRLTEEDWSIAEIAYSCGFKNLSNFNRFFKEIVGKTPKEYKNELRMKEA; translated from the coding sequence ATGAAACCCATCCTTATTAAAGTTGGGGCTTTTGCCGATAATCAGATCACTATTATTGAGCGATGCGATCCACATTTCAACACACCCTTTCATTTTCATCCGGAGTGTGAGCTCGTTTACGTGACAGAAAGCCACGGTAAACGCATAGTCGGTGACAGTATTGAAAGCTTTGAGGTCGGCGACATGGTATTCCTGGGGCCACATATACCACATGTATGGTATAATGACGAGGCCTATTACCAGGGAAGTGAACAATTGAAAGCACGGTCCGTAGTCATCTATTTTCCCAAAGACATTTTCGGGGAGAAGTTCTACGGCTTGCCGGAAACCAAAGCATTGACCGAACTTTTCCACCGCGCACAGCGGGGCATGAAGATCATCGGGGATACACATGAAATGCTGAAAGACGAAATCCTGCAATTGCCACAGAAGGATGGACTGGACCGGATCATCTCCCTCCTCCACATCCTGAAGACACTGTCCGAGACCAAGGATTGTTATTTCCTGGCCAGCACCGGTTATTCCCATGCCTACAACGTGAAGGACAACCACAAGATCGACGAGGTGTTTAAGTACGTCATGAACAATTTCTCCAAGGAGATATCCCTGCAGGATGTCGCCAGCATTACTAACCTGTCACCGCAGTCCTTCTGCCGCTTCTTTAAGAACCGTACCAAAAAGTCCTTCGTGCAGTTCCTGAATGAAGTGCGTATCGGGCATGCCTGTAAACGGTTGACAGAGGAAGACTGGTCGATTGCAGAAATCGCTTATTCCTGTGGATTTAAGAACCTGTCGAACTTCAACCGCTTTTTCAAGGAGATCGTCGGCAAGACACCAAAGGAATATAAGAACGAATTACGGATGAAAGAAGCATAG
- a CDS encoding LacI family DNA-binding transcriptional regulator: protein MKGISIKDIARQAGVSPTTVSFVLNGKAREKRISEQVSKKILKIASKLKYKPNQLARGLRTGKTKTIGLIVEDIANNFFASVAKVVEEEADKFGYKVLYGSTEDNAEKAKGLLEVLKYRQVDGYIITPTKSLEKEIALLGIARKPVVLMDRYYPNINSHYVVVDNYGGAFTATKHLLAQGYKNIAIITTTSDQIQMRERLDGFVAALKEAEVPYNKNMVKRLPFEMDRIGFTREITKYLQTTPELDAVFFATNYLGICGIESIRSLGLTIGKDLGIVSFDDHDLFRLLSPSITCVAQPIEEIGRQIVNVLMKELNQPSAEPQQLVLSPALEIRQSSVGKKVSVEQ from the coding sequence ATGAAAGGTATATCCATCAAAGATATTGCCCGTCAGGCAGGGGTATCACCAACCACTGTGTCATTTGTGCTCAACGGTAAAGCCAGAGAGAAAAGGATCAGCGAGCAGGTCAGCAAAAAAATACTGAAGATTGCCAGCAAGCTGAAATACAAACCTAATCAACTCGCCAGAGGCCTCCGTACCGGCAAGACCAAGACCATTGGCCTTATTGTCGAAGACATCGCCAACAACTTCTTCGCCAGTGTAGCAAAAGTAGTGGAGGAAGAAGCCGATAAATTCGGATACAAAGTACTGTATGGTAGCACAGAAGACAACGCGGAAAAAGCCAAAGGCCTGCTCGAAGTACTCAAATACAGGCAGGTAGACGGCTACATTATCACGCCGACCAAGAGTCTCGAAAAGGAGATCGCGTTACTGGGAATTGCGCGCAAACCTGTCGTGTTGATGGACCGCTACTACCCTAACATCAATTCTCACTACGTGGTAGTAGACAACTATGGTGGCGCCTTTACTGCTACCAAACACCTGCTCGCACAAGGGTACAAAAATATCGCTATTATTACGACTACGTCGGATCAGATCCAGATGCGCGAACGCCTGGATGGTTTTGTGGCTGCACTGAAAGAAGCGGAGGTACCCTATAACAAGAACATGGTCAAACGCCTGCCTTTCGAAATGGACAGGATCGGCTTTACGCGGGAGATCACTAAGTACCTGCAAACGACACCGGAACTGGATGCCGTATTTTTCGCCACCAACTACCTGGGTATCTGCGGGATCGAAAGCATCCGCTCGCTGGGCCTCACGATCGGTAAAGACCTGGGGATCGTGAGCTTTGATGATCATGACCTGTTCCGGTTGCTTAGTCCTTCCATCACCTGTGTTGCGCAGCCTATCGAAGAAATAGGGCGACAGATCGTGAACGTACTGATGAAAGAACTGAACCAGCCTTCTGCTGAACCACAACAGCTGGTACTCTCACCGGCACTGGAGATCAGACAATCTTCCGTAGGTAAGAAAGTCAGCGTCGAACAGTAA
- a CDS encoding SusC/RagA family TonB-linked outer membrane protein: protein MRTLRRSLLLFTLLYFCCCITALAQNKTVVAGIVKDEKGTPLPGVTVKEKGTANGAMTTAEGTYKVSVAPNATLVLSFVGYVMQEIPVNGQSTVNVTLLEDKKNLNEVVVTALGIKREQRKLGYAVTELKGAEVAKTNSINPVAALQGKVAGVDISGAAGGPQAANRIVLRGAKSLNGKDQPIFVIDGVIFENEVSAADVNFGNVLKNFNPDDFESVTVLKGAAATALYGSRAINGAILITTKKGTTRKGLGVNLSQTVQFEHAYRQPIALQNSYGAGRFGTFKPNTTNELDWVGGLSFGPKMDGKMVKLPNGEEVAYSPKSSNALDGYQLGKYFNTNVSMEGGNDKATFRFSYSRLDNNSVSPDNKFSRNSFALKSTAQISKVFSLDGGVNYATSIARNPNRQGGDYTNLNIGRKWIYVFPRNYDPDYWEKRYLTPANARADLAQNPGADYWFALKNYTWERDERLLSANLALTATTTDWLKFIVKGNFSNEQNTDRRKEVGTLANFSGPDGLFALQTVNRSQHTFTGMAMLTPKLGGEFEGSLNLGVETWNSGIGTQMENRTQGGLRIPKMFAISNSVNNPVSKETPLLRKRINSAFFAASLAYKNAFFLDITGRNDWSSALTYKNGTGTNSYFYPSFSGAWEFTQSLKNSIPSFISYGKLRASYAMVGGDTDPFEINPGYLTEGFWNSSSTGQGLPQINMFNQNTLPNLHLKPSISRSFEVGADIRFFNNRIGIDVAWYKSNITNQIIKLPTSMETGVKERYINAGSMQNTGIEVAINASAIQHKNFTWDITLNGSRNRNKIKSLAPGVNQIELNNDQDVRVLAAVGQAYGVIVTDYGFTPYQAKDASGNPVAHPNNGKPVISATGSELPYKYNRGYQVVGNITPDFNLGLSNNFTYKNWSLGFLVQARIGGDIFSASHQFGTGRGTVESTMHGRDAANGGITYTDANGKTRDDGMIPDGVFQDGYKISKNGQEINLGGMTYREAYDKGYVTPMTPYGYYGMQGDWGIGIRSTSVFDASYVALREVSLGYTLPSNVTQRWKMNSLRVMLVGRNLGYLYNNLPDRLNPESIRNNSTSAFSEYGAVPFVRNMAFTVQVGF, encoded by the coding sequence ATGCGAACTTTACGAAGATCACTTCTTCTATTCACGCTCCTATACTTTTGCTGCTGTATCACTGCGCTTGCTCAAAACAAAACAGTTGTTGCAGGTATTGTAAAAGATGAAAAAGGTACACCGTTACCGGGCGTAACCGTTAAAGAGAAAGGCACCGCCAACGGCGCCATGACCACAGCAGAAGGTACTTACAAGGTATCTGTAGCACCTAACGCCACTTTAGTACTATCCTTTGTAGGATATGTAATGCAGGAAATTCCGGTAAACGGTCAAAGCACCGTTAACGTCACACTGCTGGAAGACAAAAAGAATCTCAATGAAGTTGTTGTGACTGCATTGGGTATTAAACGCGAACAGCGTAAACTGGGATATGCTGTTACTGAGCTGAAAGGTGCGGAAGTGGCAAAGACCAACTCTATCAACCCCGTAGCGGCCCTCCAGGGCAAAGTAGCGGGTGTGGATATCTCCGGTGCTGCTGGTGGCCCGCAGGCAGCCAACAGGATCGTACTGCGTGGCGCCAAATCCCTCAATGGTAAGGACCAGCCTATCTTCGTAATAGACGGGGTCATATTTGAGAACGAAGTAAGTGCTGCCGATGTGAACTTCGGTAACGTACTTAAAAACTTCAACCCGGACGACTTTGAATCTGTAACTGTACTGAAAGGCGCTGCTGCTACCGCTTTGTATGGCTCCCGTGCCATCAATGGGGCGATACTCATCACCACCAAAAAAGGAACTACCCGTAAAGGGCTAGGTGTAAACCTCAGCCAGACCGTACAGTTCGAACATGCCTACCGTCAGCCTATCGCTTTGCAGAACAGCTACGGCGCTGGTCGTTTCGGTACTTTCAAACCTAATACCACTAACGAACTGGATTGGGTAGGTGGTCTTAGCTTCGGTCCTAAAATGGATGGTAAAATGGTGAAACTCCCTAATGGAGAAGAAGTAGCCTACTCTCCCAAATCCAGCAATGCACTGGATGGATACCAGCTGGGTAAATACTTCAACACCAACGTATCCATGGAAGGTGGTAATGACAAAGCAACTTTCCGCTTTTCTTATTCCCGCCTGGATAACAACAGTGTATCGCCTGACAATAAATTCAGCCGTAACTCCTTTGCGTTGAAATCTACTGCGCAAATATCCAAGGTGTTCAGCCTGGACGGTGGTGTTAACTATGCTACCAGTATTGCGCGTAATCCTAACCGTCAGGGTGGTGACTATACTAACCTGAACATTGGCCGTAAATGGATATATGTATTCCCACGTAACTATGATCCCGACTACTGGGAGAAACGATACCTCACACCTGCCAATGCCCGTGCGGACCTCGCGCAGAACCCAGGTGCTGACTACTGGTTTGCGCTGAAGAACTATACCTGGGAACGTGACGAACGTCTTCTTTCTGCCAATCTCGCACTGACTGCTACCACTACTGACTGGTTAAAGTTTATTGTGAAAGGCAACTTCAGTAACGAACAGAATACTGACAGGAGAAAAGAAGTAGGTACGCTTGCTAACTTCTCCGGTCCTGATGGTCTTTTCGCCCTTCAGACGGTTAACCGCTCGCAGCATACCTTCACGGGTATGGCTATGCTCACGCCTAAACTGGGTGGTGAATTTGAAGGTAGCCTGAACCTGGGTGTGGAAACCTGGAACAGCGGTATTGGTACTCAAATGGAGAACCGTACACAGGGCGGCTTGCGCATCCCTAAGATGTTCGCTATCAGCAATAGCGTGAACAACCCGGTATCCAAAGAGACGCCCCTGCTGCGCAAACGCATCAACTCGGCTTTCTTTGCTGCCAGTCTGGCTTATAAGAACGCGTTCTTCCTGGATATCACCGGCCGTAACGACTGGTCTTCTGCTTTGACCTATAAGAACGGTACGGGTACTAACTCTTACTTCTATCCATCCTTCAGTGGTGCCTGGGAATTTACCCAGTCCCTGAAGAACAGCATACCTTCTTTTATCAGCTATGGTAAACTGAGAGCATCTTATGCGATGGTAGGTGGCGACACTGATCCGTTCGAGATCAATCCCGGTTACCTCACGGAAGGATTCTGGAACAGCTCTTCTACCGGTCAAGGATTGCCGCAGATCAACATGTTCAACCAGAACACGCTGCCTAACCTGCACCTCAAACCTTCTATTTCCAGGAGCTTTGAAGTAGGTGCGGATATCCGTTTCTTCAACAACCGTATCGGTATTGATGTGGCCTGGTACAAATCCAACATTACCAACCAGATCATCAAGCTGCCTACCTCTATGGAAACTGGGGTGAAAGAGCGTTATATCAACGCTGGTAGTATGCAGAACACTGGTATTGAGGTTGCGATCAACGCTTCTGCCATACAGCATAAGAACTTTACCTGGGACATTACCCTGAATGGTAGCCGTAACAGGAACAAGATCAAATCCCTGGCGCCGGGCGTCAACCAGATCGAACTGAATAACGACCAGGATGTACGGGTGCTCGCTGCTGTGGGACAGGCATATGGTGTGATCGTAACGGACTATGGCTTCACGCCTTACCAGGCTAAAGATGCCAGCGGTAATCCTGTTGCTCACCCGAACAATGGTAAGCCTGTTATCTCTGCTACCGGTTCTGAGCTGCCGTACAAGTACAACCGTGGCTACCAGGTAGTCGGTAACATTACACCTGATTTCAACCTGGGTCTCAGCAATAACTTCACTTATAAGAACTGGTCACTGGGCTTCCTGGTACAGGCCCGTATTGGTGGTGATATCTTCTCTGCTTCTCACCAGTTCGGTACTGGCCGTGGTACTGTTGAAAGCACGATGCATGGCCGTGATGCTGCTAACGGCGGTATTACTTATACTGATGCGAACGGCAAGACCCGCGACGACGGTATGATTCCCGATGGTGTGTTCCAGGATGGTTATAAGATCAGCAAAAATGGTCAGGAGATCAACCTGGGCGGTATGACTTATCGTGAAGCCTATGATAAAGGATATGTGACACCTATGACACCTTATGGCTACTACGGTATGCAGGGCGACTGGGGTATCGGTATCCGTTCCACTTCTGTTTTCGATGCTTCTTATGTAGCACTGCGGGAAGTATCCCTGGGATATACGCTTCCTTCCAACGTGACCCAGCGCTGGAAAATGAACAGCCTGCGTGTAATGCTGGTAGGCCGTAACCTCGGATATCTCTACAACAACCTGCCTGATCGCCTGAATCCGGAAAGTATCCGTAACAACAGTACTTCCGCATTCTCCGAATACGGTGCTGTACCGTTTGTTCGTAACATGGCATTCACCGTACAGGTAGGATTCTAA
- a CDS encoding SusD/RagB family nutrient-binding outer membrane lipoprotein encodes MKLINKFGIGTLALAFTLSACTKDFEELNTRPDVSDNVPPELLITSAVKSVVDRDFEWFYDNYQYLMRWTQFATATPTASTGGLFSPTNTNSFYKALYGDGEKAIGRNLSEIQRLVAAMPEAQRTRYQHVVSIATVIKVYAAWRVADANGSIVYTEGWKAKDGLFTPKYDNQAALFATWDKELKDAIGLLAQDLPNQATYGGGDIFYSGNRGKWAKAANVLRLKIAMRLLKRDQEKVRAIAQEVIASPAGLFTAVEEEWKFIAAENSFANDGNWNVDGSPMVAAKNMIDFMYDNGDPRIRLFFQKNQYTQKTIDSLKKLGILPASTVYNPRQYVGLPASPDARQVAANAPLYATKEYKVKVDGKDLTVRFDTLSPLQKRLFDLSKDNISGGQYTQPILTYAELCFMMSELSVRGIIAQDAQGWFNKGVTASVKSYDRMAAIAKVKDYEAVNDQEIQAYLAKPVNQLSGSTDNMLEKIGVQELINLFKMPHEAWGTYKRTGYPKEGGQVLAFEPFYTNGIKVNVPRRWSLPLPNIENRPNFEAAVKEMQQTGEYGSGIEDINNGRVWWDKR; translated from the coding sequence ATGAAACTTATAAATAAATTCGGAATAGGAACACTGGCACTGGCATTTACGCTAAGCGCCTGTACAAAAGACTTCGAAGAACTGAATACACGCCCGGATGTAAGTGATAACGTACCGCCGGAGCTGCTTATCACTTCTGCTGTCAAATCAGTGGTGGACCGTGACTTCGAGTGGTTTTACGACAACTATCAATACCTGATGCGCTGGACACAGTTTGCTACTGCTACGCCTACGGCCAGCACCGGCGGCCTGTTCAGCCCTACGAATACCAATAGTTTTTATAAGGCACTTTACGGCGATGGTGAAAAAGCGATCGGCCGTAACCTCTCCGAGATCCAGCGACTTGTGGCTGCCATGCCTGAAGCGCAGCGGACCCGCTATCAGCATGTTGTATCTATCGCTACTGTGATCAAAGTATATGCGGCATGGCGAGTAGCGGATGCTAACGGTAGCATTGTATACACGGAGGGTTGGAAAGCAAAGGATGGCCTATTTACGCCCAAATATGACAACCAGGCCGCTTTGTTCGCCACCTGGGATAAAGAGCTGAAAGATGCTATTGGTCTGCTTGCCCAGGATCTGCCTAACCAGGCTACTTACGGCGGCGGCGATATTTTCTACAGCGGTAACCGTGGTAAATGGGCGAAAGCAGCTAACGTATTACGTCTTAAGATAGCGATGCGCCTGTTGAAACGTGATCAGGAAAAAGTGCGGGCAATCGCGCAGGAAGTGATCGCCAGTCCAGCTGGTTTGTTCACTGCCGTTGAAGAGGAGTGGAAATTTATCGCAGCGGAAAACTCGTTTGCCAATGATGGTAACTGGAATGTGGATGGCAGTCCGATGGTTGCTGCCAAAAATATGATCGATTTCATGTATGATAATGGTGATCCACGTATCCGCTTGTTCTTCCAGAAAAATCAATATACACAGAAAACGATCGATAGCTTGAAGAAGCTGGGTATATTACCGGCCAGCACGGTATACAATCCTCGTCAGTACGTAGGGTTGCCTGCCAGTCCGGATGCCCGCCAGGTAGCTGCTAACGCCCCGCTGTATGCTACCAAGGAATACAAAGTGAAAGTAGACGGCAAAGACCTGACTGTTCGTTTCGATACCCTTTCTCCGCTGCAGAAAAGGTTGTTTGACCTGAGTAAGGACAACATCAGTGGTGGACAGTATACGCAGCCTATCCTGACTTATGCTGAATTGTGCTTTATGATGTCGGAGTTGTCTGTTCGCGGTATCATTGCACAGGATGCACAAGGATGGTTCAACAAAGGGGTGACTGCTTCTGTCAAGTCTTATGATAGAATGGCTGCTATTGCGAAGGTAAAAGACTACGAGGCGGTAAACGACCAGGAGATCCAGGCGTACCTGGCGAAACCTGTAAATCAGCTGAGTGGTTCTACTGACAATATGCTGGAGAAAATAGGTGTACAGGAGCTGATCAACCTGTTCAAGATGCCACATGAGGCATGGGGTACGTACAAACGTACGGGTTATCCTAAAGAAGGTGGTCAGGTGCTTGCTTTTGAGCCATTCTATACTAATGGAATCAAAGTGAATGTGCCCCGCCGCTGGTCACTGCCGCTGCCGAATATCGAGAACCGTCCTAACTTTGAAGCTGCTGTAAAGGAAATGCAGCAGACCGGTGAATATGGAAGTGGTATCGAGGATATTAACAATGGCCGTGTATGGTGGGATAAGAGATAA